A part of Fusarium graminearum PH-1 chromosome 3, whole genome shotgun sequence genomic DNA contains:
- a CDS encoding heat shock protein HSP98, translated as MNSRMDFTDRAQKAVEDAMALAEQYGHSQLVPVHLAVSLLDPPADPSKDQQNGPPPTSTLFRQVVERAHGDPQIFDRALKKTLVRLPSQDPPPEHVSLAPQFHNVLRKAMELQKVQKDTYIGVDHLITALSEEATIQAPLKEANVPKAKLIQEAVQAIRGTKRVDSKTADTEEENENLAKFTIDMTEMAREKKMDPVIGREEEIRRVVRILSRRTKNNPVLIGEPGVGKTTVIEGLAQRVVNRDVPDNLKSCKLLSLDVGALVAGSKYRGEFEERMKGVLKEITESKDVIILFVDEIHLLMGAGSSGEGGMDAANLLKPMLARGQLHCIGATTLAEYRKYVEKDAAFERRFQQVIVKEPTIPETVSILRGLKERYDRHHRVTILDSALVAAANLAARYLTSRRLPDSAIDLVDEASAAVRVARESQPEIIDSLERKLRQFMIEIAALEKERDEASQTRLAQARKDAKNVEEELQPLREKYQAEIKRSEEIHQAKLKLDDLEKRLEDAMNNSEHAKAADLKYGAIPEQEGVIKELEARKAAADAALNATANHDSGGAMVTDIVTADNINEIVSRWTGIPVTRLRTSEKEKLIHMEKVLGKVVVGQKEAVGSVANAIRLQRSGLSNPNQPPSFLFCGPSGTGKTLLTKALAEFLFDDAKAMIRFDMSEYQERHALSRMIGAPPGYVGHDAGGQLTEALRRKPFSILLFDEVEKAAKEVLTVLLQLMDDGRITDGQGRVVDAKNCIVVMTSNLGAEYLVRPGVKEGRVDSGTRELVMNALRNYFLPEFPHPYQLSVYLQPPDAQGDPQDRRYSPVGNSETTRRHGRKVHIDVSEEAKDYLGNSGYSPAYGARPLSRLIEKEVLNRLAILILRNNIRDGEYARVEIIDGKIVVLSNHTDSELGEDDDMMDEEDAVDELVDDMDQDIYD; from the coding sequence ATGAATAGTCGCATGGACTTTACAGACCGTGCCCAAAAGGCCGTGGAAGATGCCATGGCCTTGGCTGAGCAATACGGCCATTCTCAGCTTGTCCCAGTTCATCTCGCCGTCTCTTTGCTCGACCCTCCCGCAGACCCTTCCAAGGACCAACAGAACGGTCCTCCGCCCACCAGCACACTATTCCGACAAGTGGTTGAGCGAGCACACGGCGACCCTCAGATCTTCGATCGAGCTCTCAAGAAAACACTCGTTCGACTTCCCAGTCAAGATCCACCACCAGAGCATGTCTCTTTGGCGCCCCAATTCCACAATGTGCTAAGAAAGGCCATGGAACTGCAAAAGGTGCAGAAGGATACCTATATTGGCGTGGACCACCTTATTACCGCCCTTTCTGAGGAAGCAACCATTCAAGCACCCCTAAAGGAAGCCAACGTCCCCAAGGCTAAGCTGATCCAAGAGGCGGTGCAAGCCATCCGGGGAACCAAGCGAGTCGACAGCAAGACCGCTGATACTGAGGAGGAAAACGAGAACCTAGCCAAGTTCACCATCGACATGACCGAAATGGCAAGGGAGAAAAAGATGGATCCCGTCATCGGTCGGGAAGAAGAGATCCGCAGAGTTGTTCGAATCTTGTCCCGACGAACCAAGAACAACCCTGTCCTCATCGGTGAACCTGGTGTAGGAAAAACCACCGTCATCGAGGGACTTGCTCAGCGAGTTGTCAACCGAGATGTGCCCGACAACTTGAAGTCTTGCAAGCTACTCTCACTTGATGTAGGTGCACTTGTCGCTGGCAGTAAGTACCGAGGAGAGTTTGAAGAACGAATGAAGGGCGTTCTGAAGGAGATCACTGAATCCAAGGATGTAATCATCTTGTTTGTCGATGAAATCCATCTTCTCATGGGCGCTGGTTCGTCTGGTGAGGGCGGTATGGATGCCGCCAACCTTCTGAAGCCTATGCTTGCCCGTGGCCAACTACACTGTATCGGTGCCACTACCCTCGCCGAGTATCGCAAGTACGTCGAGAAGGATGCTGCTTTTGAACGTCGATTCCAGCAGGTCATCGTTAAGGAACCTACCATTCCTGAGACAGTCTCCATTCTTCGAGGTCTCAAGGAGCGATACGACCGACACCACCGTGTTaccattcttgacagcgctttggttgctgctgctaaCCTGGCTGCTCGCTACCTCACATCCCGACGACTGCCCGATTCTGCtatcgaccttgttgatgaggctTCCGCCGCTGTTCGTGTTGCTCGAGAATCTCAGCCCGAAATCATTGATTCTCTCGAGCGAAAACTTAGACAGTTTATGATCGAGATCGCGGCCCTTGAGAAGGAAAGAGACGAGGCATCTCAGACCCGTCTTGCACAGGCTCGCAAGGATGCGAAGAatgtcgaggaggagctgcAACCCCTTCGCGAAAAGTACCAGGCCGAGATCAAGCGCAGCGAGGAAATTCACCAAGCCAAGCTaaagcttgatgatcttgagaagcgaCTTGAGGATGCAATGAACAATTCTGAGcacgccaaggctgccgatCTCAAGTATGGTGCCATTCCCGAACAAGAGGGTGTCATCAAGGAACTCGAGGCTCGCAAGGCTGCTGCAGATGCCGCCCTCAATGCCACTGCTAATCACGATTCCGGCGGTGCCATGGTCACCGACATTGTCACCGCAGATAACATCAACGAGATTGTGTCCCGATGGACTGGCATCCCTGTTACTCGTCTGCGTACTtccgagaaggagaagctcatcCACATGGAAAAGGTTCTCGGCAAGGTCGTTGTTGGTcagaaggaggctgttggGTCTGTCGCTAATGCTATCCGACTCCAGCGTTCCGGCCTGAGCAACCCAAATCAGCCACCTAGCTTCTTGTTTTGTGGTCCTTCTGGTACCGGAAAGACCCTTCTCACCAAGGCTTTGGCAGAATTCTTGTTTGACGACGCCAAGGCCATGATTCGCTTCGATATGTCTGAGTATCAGGAGCGACATGCGCTCAGCCGCATGATTGGTGCGCCACCTGGATACGTTGGTCACGACGCTGGTGGCCAACTTACCGAGGCTCTTCGTCGCAAGCCATTCTCAATCTTGCTctttgatgaggttgagaaggcAGCCAAGGAGGTCCTCACcgttcttctccaacttATGGACGACGGTCGCATCACCGACGGACAAGGCAGAGTCGTTGATGCCAAGAACTGCATCGTGGTTATGACCTCTAACTTGGGTGCAGAATACCTTGTTCGACCAGGTGTCAAGGAGGGCCGTGTTGACTCTGGCACTCGAGAGTTGGTTATGAACGCCCTTCGTAACTACTTCCTGCCTGAGTTTCCTCATCCGTATCAACTCAGTGTTTATCTTCAACCGCCTGACGCGCAAGGAGATCCGCAAGATCGTCGATATTCGCCTGTCGGAAATTCAGAAACGACTCGAAGACATGGTCGGAAAGTACATATCGATGTGTcagaagaagcgaaggaCTACCTTGGAAACAGCGGTTACTCGCCGGCGTACGGTGCCAGACCTTTGTCTCGGctcattgagaaggaggttcTTAACCGCCTTGCCATCCTTATCCTACGCAACAACATCCGCGACGGAGAGTACGCACGCGTTGAGATCATTGATGGTAAGATCGTTGTTCTTTCCAACCACACTGATAGTGAGcttggcgaggatgatgatatgatggacgaggaggatgccGTTGATGAGTTGGTGGACGATATGGATCAAGACATCTACGACtaa
- a CDS encoding PBN1 protein, with translation MRERVTFIHNDYSLDPEALDNQDAGLLGPQIETVRQDKLTIPFGELPSELTDILQEYEALHIRWASPVKSETMDPFTSRISPGLHVYATPVLPSSCNPTKLCSWLQRFGPLDCSKPEAFTEFQQSTSTSPSFSFYEALEDLHSFITTSSQEFCPELDSVCNARLRSLLTASGLDLSFDKAANALVVSALWPLRPQTVAVPASSARRVEVGIFINDRSQPNMKENELGVAGVLSVLGDQKKPSPTIFTFPARHRRDGSVFTSKFLTPTGLHPTLQLSFNSNKLPSADGECAPYAFLTLPKTIFADRYQLGDELFLASKNLTALRYTTLPVDLEAPAYTTETWGSSILLGLAPPDPGTEKPWSVEIPLHLRYLKPSATGQVEIEIPYPAVFWACSSEEGTLESPFDRLHVGYDYLFPRDTVFWHANPQPENGSRLMNRVTVPVLDDDGVGSIRSGTAIAVAIGFAWVMWKLVSVMLKSDRAPAGVTKETKQKKSH, from the exons ATGCGTGAACGCGTAACTTTTATTCACAACGACTATAGTCTTGATCCTGAGGCCTTGGATAACCAGGATGCTGGGTTATTAGGGCCTCAGATCGAGACCGTTCGTCAGGACAAGCTCACTATTCCTTTCGGCGAGCTGCCTAGCGAGCTTACCGACATACTTCAAGAGTATGAAGCCCTTCATATTAGATGGGCCAGTCCTGTCAAGTCGGAGACAATGGATCCTTTCACCTCCCGTATCTCACCGGGACTCCACGTCTATGCCACTCCAGTCTTGCCAAGCTCCTGCAACCC AACAAAACTTTGTAGCTGGCTTCAAAGATTCGGCCCACTGGACTGTTCCAAACCAGAG GCCTTCACCGAATTTCAGCAAAGCACCTCCACTTCTCCTAGCTTCTCTTTCTATGAAGCACTTGAGGATTTGCATTCTTTCATAACCACTAGCTCTCAAGAATTCTGTCCTGAGCTCGATTCGGTCTGCAACGCTCGACTACGTAGTCTATTGACGGCTAGTGGCCTGGATTTGTCTTTTGATAAGGCCGCCAATGCTCTTGTCGTTTCGGCGTTGTGGCCTCTTCGACCTCAAACTGTTGCAGTTCCTGCATCTAGTGCGAGGAGAGTAGAGGTTGGCATTTTTATCAATGATCGATCGCAGCCGAACATGAAGGAGAACGAGCTGGGAGTTGCTGGCGTCTTGTCTGTACTTGGTGACCAGAAGAAGCCTTCACCCACCATCTTTACTTTTCCTGCACGACATCGTCGAGATGGATCAGTCTTCACCTCCAAGTTTCTCACGCCTACAGGACTTCACCCAACTTTACAACTCAGCTTCAACTCTAATAAGCTTCCCAGCGCCGATGGCGAGTGTGCGCCCTACGCGTTCTTGACACTGCCCAAGACAATCTTTGCGGATCGGTATCAACTAGGCGATGAGTTGTTCCTGGCGTCTAAGAATCTCACCGCTTTGCGATACACAACTCTTCCCGTCGACCTGGAAGCTCCAGCATACACCACCGAGACGTGGGGCTCCagcattcttcttggtctcgcGCCGCCTGATCCCGGCACAGAGAAGCCATGGAGCGTTGAAATCCCGTTACACCTACGATACCTCAAGCCTTCGGCGACTGGCCAAGTCGAGATTGAGATACCTTATCCCGCAGTATTTTGGGCATGCTCTTCAGAAGAAGGGACCTTGGAAAGCCCATTCGACAGGCTGCATGTGGGATATGATTATTTGTTCCCTCGTGACACCGTCTTTTGGCATGCCAATCCCCAACCGGAAAATGGCAGCAGACTCATGAACAGAGTCACTGTACCtgtgcttgatgatgatggagtagGTTCCATCAGGTCAGGCACAGCCATTGCTGTTGCGATTGGCTTTGCTTGGGTTATGTGGAAGTTGGTCAGCGTCATGCTGAAGTCTGACAGAGCACCAGCTGGTGTCACAAAGGAGACCAAGCAAAAGAAGTCTCACTAG